A window of Mixophyes fleayi isolate aMixFle1 chromosome 10, aMixFle1.hap1, whole genome shotgun sequence contains these coding sequences:
- the LOC142103450 gene encoding uncharacterized protein LOC142103450 translates to MGQTAMDSQNKHQSVNNVGSTCLEESSASQERKLEEESLKEDDLELLCQLEKTSMKSKDKINKHKKKEAKKLKKSKTVEQETKTFSTPCERRESASPLHDSSNTSGSYKKKKRNRKRSLEFVENCSSQRPGEANNMPEICDLPDSPINRKKTKKKKQRVHFETRDENHSHISDILSGGNTHQNSDFDVTTDPKLKGMVTRDTVTFHREKEPLMILQSNIARVQNHSTPLSSPTGLARTILEDKVGVQVKAEDMNNVSDHSQDLFITQKLFLPAPVSSCSSGDSPPLGQEQAGPHHRSDSTLLPSQFSGLPHKSADLSDVTRDHSASSAEKSTQTDDVFSYLALMTFLKKVRALETCSEEPLDLSLPSRIRAASDLLNVSNDDVILIESTSPPAVQKAAGRGTGKSWGSPPRFGESRLVQSVLNSSYFFKGKGDHSDEAKITPLLKLKLKSKKRARKSVLKQPKREYYHV, encoded by the exons ATGGGGCAGACAGCAATGGATTCACAAAACAAACACCAAAGTGTGAACAATGTCGGATCTACGTGTTTAGAGGAGTCATCGGCCTCACAAGAGCGAAAG CTGGAAGAAGAGAGCCTGAAAGAGGATGACCTAGAACTTTTGTGTCAATTGGAAAAAACCTCCATGAAAAGTAAAGATAAGATAAATAAGCATAAGAAGAAAGAAgcaaaaaagctaaaaaaatcgAAAACCGTTGAACAAGAAACGAAAACCTTTTCCACGCCCTGCGAGAGAAGAGAGAGCGCTAGCCCGTTACACGACTCCTCCAACACAAGCGGCTCCTACAAGAAGAAGAAGCGGAACAGGAAGAGGTCACTGGAATTCGTAGAGAATTGTTCCTCACAGAGACCTGGAGAAGCAAATAACATGCCCGAAATATGTGACCTCCCGGATTCCCCCATTAATAGGAAGAAGACCAAGAAAAAAAAGCAGCGAGTGCATTTTGAAACAAGAGATGAGAATCACAGCCATATTTCAGACATATTGTCTGGTGGGAATACCCACCAAAATAGCGATTTTGATGTCACTACTGACCCCAAATTGAAGGGTATGGTCACAAGAGACACTGTTACGTTCCACAGAGAGAAGGAGCCGTTGATGATTCTACAAAGCAACATTGCTAGAGTCCAAAATCACAGTACTCCGTTGTCTTCTCCGACTGGCTTAGCCAGAACGATCTTGGAGGACAAAGTTGGCGTTCAGGTTAAAGCTGAAGACATGAATAATGTTTCTgaccacagtcaagacctgtttATTACTCAGAAGCTGTTTCTACCGGCTCCTGTTTCCAGTTGCAGCAGTGGAGACTCTCCACCCCTCGGCCAGGAGCAGGCTGGTCCTCACCACCGCTCCGATTCAACTCTGTTGCCCTCTCAATTCTCTGGATTACCGCATAAGAGCGCCGATCTCTCTGATGTCACCCGCGACCACTCTGCAAGTTCAGCGGAGAAGTCTACTCAGACCGATGACGTTTTTAGTTACCTAGCGTTGATGACCTTTCTGAAGAAAGTCAGAGCGTTGGAGACTTGTTCCGAGGAGCCTCTCGACCTCTCTCTGCCGTCTCGAATCCGAGCCGCCAGTGACCTCCTCAATGTCAGCAACGACGATGTTATTTTAATAGAATCTACCTCACCTCCTGCGGTCCAAAAAGCTGCAGGGAGAGGCACAGGGAAGAGCTGGGGCTCCCCTCCAAGATTTGGGGAGTCCAGACTGGTTCAGTCAGTGCTAAACTCTTCGTACTTCTTCAAAGGCAAAGGGGATCACAGCGACGAGGCCAAAATTACACCCCTGCTTAAGCTGAAGCTGAAATCCAAAAAACGTGCACGAAAGTCTGTCCTCAAACAGCCAAAAAGAGAGTACTATCACGTATGA